A window from Enterocloster bolteae encodes these proteins:
- a CDS encoding acyl-CoA dehydratase activase, whose translation MFSLGIDSGSTMTKGVLFDGINVVGCHMLPTSMRPGQILRDIYDRLYTEETGFVVSTGYGRELLKEADAKITEITCHGAGASYLAPGCDTVIDIGGQDCKVITLDSHGQVNDFLMNDKCAAGTGRFMEMIMARVGSDISHLDDFVQGCRPVPINSMCAVFAESEIVGLMAQETPPGDIVLGCVHSICHRTAIFAQRLTGGHPHIFFSGGLAQSEIMRSVLGEYMNTSHITTHPLSQYTGAVGAAVLGYGKLKKRSRN comes from the coding sequence ATGTTTAGTTTAGGGATTGATTCAGGCTCAACCATGACCAAAGGGGTCCTGTTCGACGGAATAAATGTGGTAGGATGCCACATGCTTCCCACCTCCATGCGGCCGGGCCAGATTCTGAGGGACATTTACGACCGGCTTTACACGGAGGAAACCGGGTTCGTGGTGAGCACCGGGTATGGCCGTGAACTTTTAAAGGAGGCGGACGCCAAAATCACGGAAATCACCTGTCATGGTGCGGGCGCTTCCTATCTGGCCCCTGGTTGTGATACTGTCATTGATATCGGGGGACAGGACTGCAAGGTCATTACCCTTGACAGCCATGGGCAGGTAAATGATTTTTTAATGAACGACAAATGCGCGGCCGGCACCGGGCGCTTCATGGAAATGATTATGGCCCGGGTAGGAAGCGACATCTCACATCTGGACGACTTCGTGCAGGGCTGCCGTCCCGTGCCTATCAACAGCATGTGCGCTGTCTTTGCGGAAAGCGAGATAGTAGGACTGATGGCCCAGGAGACGCCTCCCGGCGACATTGTACTTGGATGCGTCCACTCCATCTGCCACAGGACCGCCATCTTTGCCCAGCGTCTGACAGGCGGACATCCCCATATTTTCTTCTCGGGAGGTCTGGCACAGTCAGAGATTATGCGATCCGTGCTGGGAGAATATATGAATACCTCCCATATAACCACTCACCCGCTCTCTCAGTATACCGGGGCCGTAGGAGCAGCCGTACTGGGATATGGAAAACTAAAGAAAAGGAGCCGAAACTGA
- a CDS encoding double-cubane-cluster-containing anaerobic reductase, with product MELKKELPEIFEEFADARKNSFLAIKELKEEGIPVVGVFCTYLPREIPHAMGASVVGLCSVTDETIPDAEKDLPRNLCPLIKSSYGFAKTDKCPFFYFSDLIVGETTCDGKKKMYEMLAEFKPVHVIELPNCQTEAGIGLYRQELIRFKEVLEKKFGTVITEDAIRCQIHNRNQILAALNRLQYVMALDPAPALGLDIVNIVYGTGFKMKIDTLAEEVNAITDKIEAEYAQGRNIGKRARILVTGSPSGGAALKVVRAIEDNGGVVVCFENCSGMKPLDPIDEDNPDVYDALARKYLNIGCSCMSPNPRRMELLDRLIDDFHVDGVVDLVLQACHTYNVETSLVRRLVKEKKGLPYTVVETDYSQADVGQLNTRMAAFIEML from the coding sequence ATGGAGTTGAAGAAAGAACTGCCCGAAATATTTGAAGAATTTGCAGATGCAAGGAAAAATTCGTTTCTTGCCATAAAAGAATTAAAGGAGGAAGGCATACCTGTGGTCGGTGTCTTTTGTACCTATCTTCCAAGGGAAATCCCTCACGCCATGGGTGCCTCTGTTGTGGGACTCTGTTCTGTGACTGATGAAACCATACCTGACGCTGAAAAGGATCTGCCCAGAAACCTCTGTCCCCTCATCAAATCCAGCTACGGCTTTGCCAAGACAGACAAATGTCCTTTCTTTTATTTCTCTGATCTGATTGTAGGCGAGACGACCTGCGACGGAAAAAAGAAAATGTACGAGATGCTGGCTGAATTCAAGCCGGTCCATGTCATTGAACTACCCAACTGCCAGACAGAAGCCGGAATAGGACTTTACCGCCAGGAACTGATACGGTTTAAGGAGGTGCTGGAGAAGAAATTCGGCACTGTCATCACTGAGGATGCCATCCGCTGCCAGATACATAACAGAAACCAGATTCTTGCGGCCCTTAACCGCCTTCAGTATGTGATGGCCCTGGACCCGGCACCGGCTCTTGGACTGGATATCGTCAACATTGTTTACGGCACGGGATTTAAAATGAAAATTGATACACTGGCAGAAGAAGTGAATGCCATCACGGATAAGATTGAGGCTGAATACGCCCAGGGCAGGAATATTGGAAAGAGGGCCAGAATCCTGGTGACCGGTTCTCCCTCCGGCGGTGCCGCCCTCAAGGTAGTGCGCGCCATTGAGGATAACGGCGGCGTGGTGGTCTGCTTTGAAAACTGCTCCGGCATGAAGCCCTTAGACCCCATTGATGAGGATAACCCTGATGTATATGACGCCCTGGCCAGGAAATACCTGAACATCGGCTGTTCCTGTATGTCCCCCAACCCCAGGCGTATGGAGCTGTTAGACAGGCTTATTGACGATTTCCATGTGGACGGCGTGGTGGATTTGGTTCTGCAGGCATGCCACACCTACAATGTGGAAACCTCCCTGGTGCGCAGGCTGGTGAAGGAGAAGAAGGGACTTCCCTATACCGTTGTGGAGACAGACTATTCCCAGGCCGACGTGGGCCAGCTGAACACAAGGATGGCTGCCTTCATCGAGATGCTATAA
- a CDS encoding PF20097 family protein has protein sequence MKCPYCNQEMEAGFLTSDARCIAWRRERHEPGLVSRNDRNSGVQLARKTLGAAVVENAYCCAACRKIVIDYSL, from the coding sequence ATGAAATGTCCTTATTGCAATCAAGAGATGGAAGCAGGATTCCTCACATCAGACGCCCGCTGCATTGCATGGAGAAGGGAGCGCCATGAGCCCGGTCTGGTTTCCCGTAATGACAGGAACAGCGGCGTACAGTTAGCCAGAAAGACACTGGGGGCAGCGGTAGTGGAAAACGCCTATTGCTGCGCAGCATGCAGGAAAATCGTGATAGATTATTCCTTATAG
- a CDS encoding nitroreductase family protein produces MVEINRNACTGCGQCMSDCIANNLFLREGKAEVSGNCILCGHCVAVCPLNAVSIPEYDMGDVEELSQEQAGLDSDRLLKAIKYRRSVRRFKQKPVSSGDLDMLLQAGRYTATAKNMQDCRFIFVQKELEILKTLIWDGIGRILDSPAPGPAQAYRGFYEAHMADSKQDYLFRNAPAVLFIASEANIDAGLAAQNMELMGVSLGLGFLYNGYLRRAAEMNPQVLDWLGVGEKKIEACALLGYPDITYKRTAPRRAADVIFR; encoded by the coding sequence ATGGTAGAAATAAACAGAAACGCCTGCACCGGCTGCGGGCAGTGTATGAGTGATTGTATCGCAAACAACCTGTTTCTGAGGGAAGGAAAAGCAGAGGTGTCCGGAAACTGTATCCTCTGCGGCCACTGTGTTGCTGTCTGTCCTTTAAACGCCGTGTCCATACCGGAATATGATATGGGAGACGTGGAGGAGCTGAGTCAGGAACAGGCCGGACTGGATTCAGACCGGCTTCTCAAGGCAATCAAATACCGGCGCAGCGTGCGAAGGTTCAAACAGAAGCCTGTCAGCTCCGGGGACCTGGATATGCTGTTGCAGGCCGGACGGTATACAGCCACAGCCAAGAATATGCAGGACTGCCGCTTTATCTTTGTCCAGAAGGAGCTGGAAATCTTAAAAACTCTTATCTGGGACGGAATCGGCCGTATTCTGGACAGCCCTGCTCCGGGGCCGGCCCAGGCATACCGGGGCTTTTATGAGGCCCATATGGCTGATTCAAAACAGGACTATCTCTTCCGCAACGCGCCTGCCGTCCTGTTCATCGCTTCTGAGGCAAATATAGACGCAGGGCTGGCTGCCCAGAACATGGAACTGATGGGTGTCTCACTGGGGCTTGGATTCCTCTATAACGGCTATCTGAGAAGGGCAGCTGAAATGAATCCCCAGGTTTTAGACTGGCTGGGAGTGGGAGAAAAAAAGATAGAGGCCTGCGCCCTTCTGGGCTATCCTGATATTACATATAAAAGAACAGCTCCCAGAAGGGCGGCGGATGTAATTTTCCGTTGA
- a CDS encoding sugar phosphate isomerase/epimerase family protein produces the protein MKIGVRAHDYGKHSIEGLASLLREEGYDGAQLALPKVFEEIDSYEDIRLSHIERIRRAFEKNRVEIPVMGCYMDLGNPDRSVREYAVETLKNCLLYAKEMGAGVVGTETAYPRLSREERAAWCPYMMDSLMRVMEEAQRIDMKLAIEPVYWHPLADLETTLKTIRMVDDPEHLRLIFDASNLLEFPETTDQDAYWNQWLASVGTYIDVMHIKDYSLGKDRAYQPKQLGEGILRYAEISRWLHENKPDMYLLREEMNPASAGADIAFMRRM, from the coding sequence ATGAAAATAGGCGTACGCGCACACGATTACGGTAAACACAGTATAGAAGGGCTGGCATCCCTGCTGCGTGAAGAAGGCTATGATGGGGCCCAGCTGGCGCTTCCCAAGGTATTTGAGGAGATTGACAGCTATGAGGATATCCGGCTGTCCCACATTGAGCGAATCAGAAGGGCATTTGAGAAGAACCGGGTGGAGATTCCGGTGATGGGATGCTACATGGACCTGGGCAATCCCGACCGCAGTGTAAGGGAGTATGCGGTGGAGACTTTGAAAAACTGCCTGCTTTACGCAAAGGAAATGGGAGCCGGCGTGGTGGGAACCGAGACAGCATATCCACGTTTGAGCAGGGAGGAAAGGGCTGCCTGGTGTCCGTACATGATGGACAGCCTTATGCGGGTTATGGAGGAGGCGCAGCGCATTGACATGAAGCTGGCAATCGAACCCGTGTACTGGCATCCTCTTGCGGACCTGGAGACCACGCTTAAGACAATCCGGATGGTGGATGACCCGGAGCACCTGCGGCTGATATTCGATGCCTCCAATCTGTTGGAATTCCCGGAGACCACGGATCAGGATGCTTACTGGAACCAGTGGCTTGCGTCCGTCGGGACGTATATTGACGTGATGCATATAAAAGACTACAGTCTGGGGAAAGACCGCGCATACCAGCCAAAACAGCTGGGGGAAGGCATCCTGCGGTATGCAGAAATCAGCCGCTGGCTTCATGAAAACAAACCGGACATGTATCTGCTCCGGGAGGAGATGAATCCTGCATCAGCCGGAGCAGATATTGCTTTTATGAGGCGGATGTAG
- a CDS encoding metallophosphoesterase: MKLISLFAALAAVIGLFANAGRKLFQWLGPLFPCIGPLPYGIAYGLAVTGILGAFIVSRVPGNGIFAPVFYVCHYLLGFIVYMVMLVNLAGLFLFLAGLLRLLPAPLSCRAGVAAGAIPLLLSAALSVYGAVHGAVIQIKPYEIQIGGQTQEKAPLRIALISDLHLGYVIGEHHLEKVINAVNSTKPDLVCIAGDIFDGDATALADAGTLKELFLKIESVYGVYACLGNHDAGPSYDRMTEFLSEAGVRVLQDEAVVIDSRFVLAGRKDSFPIGGQGERRGSLELPERTEDLPVIVMDHQPGNIRDYGEETDLILCGHTHKGQMFPFNLITDAVFDVDYGYYRASVDSPQVIVTSGAGTWGPPQRVATDNEVAEILVMLPVRQ; the protein is encoded by the coding sequence ATGAAACTGATAAGCCTGTTTGCCGCACTTGCGGCTGTGATCGGATTGTTCGCCAATGCCGGACGGAAATTGTTCCAGTGGCTGGGGCCTCTTTTTCCGTGTATAGGACCATTGCCCTATGGAATTGCCTACGGTCTGGCTGTTACCGGGATTCTGGGCGCTTTTATTGTGAGCCGTGTTCCCGGAAACGGCATATTTGCGCCTGTTTTTTATGTCTGCCACTATCTTCTGGGGTTTATTGTCTACATGGTAATGCTGGTTAATCTGGCAGGATTGTTTCTGTTCCTGGCGGGACTGCTTCGTCTCTTGCCGGCGCCGCTGTCATGCAGGGCCGGCGTTGCCGCGGGAGCCATACCGCTGCTTCTTTCGGCGGCCCTTTCTGTGTATGGGGCAGTCCATGGCGCTGTGATACAGATAAAACCCTATGAAATCCAGATTGGGGGCCAGACACAAGAGAAGGCGCCTCTTCGGATTGCCCTAATCAGCGACCTGCATCTGGGGTATGTCATAGGAGAACATCACCTTGAAAAGGTCATTAACGCGGTAAACTCCACAAAGCCGGATTTGGTCTGTATTGCCGGAGATATATTTGACGGCGATGCCACGGCCCTGGCTGATGCCGGGACTCTTAAGGAACTGTTTTTGAAAATAGAATCGGTTTACGGTGTTTATGCCTGCCTCGGAAACCATGATGCCGGCCCCAGCTATGACCGGATGACGGAATTCCTCTCAGAGGCAGGTGTCCGGGTACTGCAGGACGAGGCCGTTGTGATAGACAGCCGTTTTGTACTGGCAGGAAGAAAGGACTCATTTCCTATCGGCGGGCAGGGAGAGCGGCGGGGGAGCCTGGAACTGCCTGAAAGGACAGAGGATCTGCCTGTGATTGTGATGGACCATCAGCCGGGAAATATCCGGGACTATGGGGAAGAGACAGACCTGATTCTCTGCGGGCATACCCATAAGGGACAGATGTTCCCCTTTAATCTGATTACGGATGCGGTTTTTGATGTGGATTATGGATATTACCGGGCATCCGTTGATTCGCCCCAGGTTATCGTCACCTCAGGCGCAGGAACCTGGGGGCCTCCCCAGCGGGTTGCCACGGACAATGAAGTGGCGGAGATACTGGTGATGCTTCCTGTAAGACAGTAA
- a CDS encoding AraC family transcriptional regulator, with the protein MQLNYLEVNGNLEEVTCHGTPAFPMEVYLDDLDLYPNRSIPWHWHKELELVYVLRGAIEFQTGVRSYVLSSGQGGLLPPNMLHMVAPYHHQRGSAYCAVLADPYLLHGLSGGLVEAQCASFITGADVDFFLLDNTCPWHKEALSCIHDMYLCDCRRPPGYLWRLQILLQQTGLTLYENMDLKREKHTSYSDVPYRRVRSCLTFIHQEYARKIRLEDIARAASVSTSECCRDFKEILGQSPVDYLITYRVRMGEYLLTHTGKSILEIALAAGFSGSSHFSNTFTRYMGCTPLHYRKRDGV; encoded by the coding sequence ATGCAGTTAAACTATCTGGAAGTAAATGGAAATTTGGAGGAAGTAACCTGCCACGGCACGCCTGCATTTCCCATGGAGGTGTATCTGGATGATCTGGATTTGTACCCGAACCGCAGTATCCCATGGCATTGGCATAAGGAATTGGAATTGGTCTACGTGCTGAGAGGCGCCATCGAGTTTCAGACCGGGGTCCGTTCTTACGTGCTTTCCAGCGGGCAGGGCGGGCTTCTGCCTCCTAATATGCTGCACATGGTCGCTCCCTATCACCATCAGCGCGGCAGCGCCTACTGCGCCGTGCTGGCGGACCCTTATCTGCTTCACGGCCTTTCGGGCGGATTGGTAGAGGCGCAGTGCGCCTCCTTTATTACAGGGGCCGATGTGGATTTTTTTCTGTTGGACAATACATGTCCATGGCATAAGGAGGCATTGTCCTGCATTCATGACATGTATCTGTGCGACTGCAGACGGCCTCCGGGGTATCTGTGGCGTCTCCAGATTCTGCTTCAGCAGACAGGACTTACGCTGTACGAAAACATGGACTTAAAACGGGAAAAGCACACTTCCTATTCCGATGTCCCATACAGGCGGGTCCGTTCCTGCCTTACGTTTATCCACCAGGAGTATGCCAGGAAGATACGGCTGGAGGATATTGCCAGGGCAGCCAGTGTCAGCACAAGTGAATGCTGCAGGGATTTTAAGGAGATACTGGGCCAGTCCCCGGTGGATTATCTTATTACCTACCGGGTGCGCATGGGAGAGTATCTGCTGACCCACACGGGTAAGAGCATTCTTGAAATTGCGCTGGCAGCCGGGTTTTCGGGAAGCAGCCATTTTTCCAATACATTTACCAGGTACATGGGATGCACGCCTCTTCATTACAGGAAGAGAGATGGAGTATAG
- a CDS encoding VOC family protein — protein MEMKLTYIAIHTAKPERMKDFYVKYLGAVADEPRPAGKDGQEADTGLADSTFGGTVYNLSFEGGVKIRLIPERPVICDALSSVSFASALISSAPSSISPAMQARPSYAVCLTFTVGSRKRVNELTGQLIMEGYDVICEPGFYGVEHYSSSVFDPEGNVIELVA, from the coding sequence ATGGAGATGAAGTTAACTTATATTGCCATCCATACTGCAAAACCGGAGAGAATGAAGGATTTTTATGTGAAATATTTAGGTGCGGTCGCGGATGAGCCGCGCCCTGCCGGCAAAGATGGCCAGGAAGCGGATACCGGCCTGGCAGACAGCACATTCGGCGGGACCGTGTACAACCTGTCCTTTGAGGGCGGAGTGAAAATCAGGCTCATACCGGAACGGCCTGTTATTTGTGATGCCTTATCTTCCGTATCTTTTGCCTCAGCACTCATATCCTCCGCTCCATCCTCCATATCCCCTGCCATGCAGGCCCGCCCCTCCTATGCGGTATGTCTGACCTTCACGGTTGGCAGCAGGAAACGTGTCAACGAACTCACCGGCCAGCTGATAATGGAAGGTTATGATGTTATCTGTGAGCCGGGGTTTTATGGGGTGGAGCATTACAGCAGCAGCGTTTTTGACCCGGAGGGAAATGTAATTGAATTGGTGGCGTAA
- a CDS encoding ROK family transcriptional regulator, with protein MKGNNLSDVKKANRQVVYECIWSHKAVTMTDIAYMTHLSRPTVTSLVQEMTADNLVVKSGYGTSNGGRNPVLYHANAGAAYAMGIDLEFPKVRMAISNLECENICFSVRVYPRDSDKDQMIRLLKQQMDDLIQDSGIDRSRLLGVGMGIPGVIDYKQNHSVLFERIEGWENVPIGDIIQRYVGKPVYICNDVNLLSWAERKAAHLEDVQNMLYIVIRSGIGMAIWTDGSLMQGEMGNSGRIGHMTVDKNGLECKCGSRGCLGLYTSEKAMMRIYSELTGKEIKQAGDLVPLAESGDKAALQVFETCGRYLGIGIVNVANLFDISEVVVSASFDVSYILRNAQYALDVRKMNTIRREVKIREGLLAESGFGLGGCLLVLDKEHMSLLEG; from the coding sequence ATGAAGGGGAATAATCTCAGTGATGTGAAGAAAGCCAACAGGCAGGTGGTATACGAATGTATCTGGTCCCATAAGGCAGTCACCATGACAGATATAGCATATATGACCCATCTCAGCCGTCCGACCGTAACCAGCCTGGTACAGGAAATGACAGCGGACAACCTGGTGGTTAAAAGCGGTTACGGCACATCCAACGGCGGCAGAAATCCCGTGCTTTACCACGCAAATGCTGGTGCGGCCTATGCCATGGGAATCGACCTGGAGTTTCCGAAAGTGCGTATGGCCATCAGCAATCTGGAATGTGAGAATATCTGCTTTTCCGTCCGTGTCTATCCCAGGGACTCAGATAAAGACCAGATGATACGTCTGCTGAAACAGCAGATGGATGACTTGATTCAGGATTCAGGTATTGACAGAAGCCGGCTTTTAGGGGTTGGAATGGGGATTCCGGGAGTGATTGACTATAAACAGAACCATTCGGTGCTGTTTGAACGGATCGAGGGATGGGAGAACGTACCCATTGGAGATATCATACAGAGATATGTGGGTAAGCCGGTCTATATATGCAATGATGTAAACCTTCTTTCCTGGGCGGAGAGAAAAGCGGCCCATCTTGAGGATGTACAGAATATGCTCTATATTGTTATCCGTTCAGGGATAGGCATGGCCATCTGGACAGACGGCAGCCTGATGCAGGGGGAGATGGGAAATTCAGGCCGTATCGGCCATATGACGGTTGATAAAAATGGACTGGAATGCAAATGCGGCAGCCGCGGGTGCCTGGGACTCTATACAAGCGAGAAGGCAATGATGCGGATATATAGCGAGCTTACAGGGAAAGAGATAAAGCAGGCAGGAGATTTGGTGCCTTTGGCAGAGAGCGGGGACAAGGCAGCCCTGCAGGTTTTTGAGACCTGCGGCAGGTATCTGGGTATCGGAATCGTGAATGTGGCCAATTTATTCGATATATCCGAAGTGGTGGTCTCTGCGTCCTTTGACGTTTCATATATTCTCAGGAATGCGCAGTACGCGCTGGATGTCAGGAAGATGAACACCATACGCAGAGAGGTGAAAATCAGAGAAGGATTATTGGCAGAAAGCGGGTTCGGCCTGGGTGGATGCCTTCTGGTCCTGGATAAAGAACACATGAGTCTTCTGGAGGGATAA
- the argH gene encoding argininosuccinate lyase — protein sequence MRLPETYTELRKQTLEQEGMKYPGKALVAMELEPGYERAKNRMLPYIQAINEAHLIMLMEQGIVDENSGNVILKALGELDQEFYKNTVYDGRYEDLYFYMESKLIEATDGIAGNLHLARSRNDMCVTWSHMAVRDGLLQAMEQFLYLKNAIVLFAEEHKDTLYVIHTHTQHAQPGLLGHYFLGAADMLERDFKRLCRAYDAVNQSPMGAAAVTTTGFPVSRERVAELAGFSGMIENAYDAIGNSDYLTQTASALGLCALDMGRIVTDLLLWATQEMNMIHVADGYISISSIMPQKRNPIALEHLRSSLSVLKGMADTVLTGFLKSPYGDISDYEDIEDSVFGCLELFQKNVQLFRAVISTLEVNKELLESRAYESFSVVTDIADQMYRSYKIPFRKAHSFVSFLVKKAGTMDYNLKNISEEFFSSAYHEFFGEPFAFDFTPISQCINPWHFVKCREVRGGTGDKAMKSMIDRAKKEVEANLLWIQEHKKQLREAAETRKQVIQKKLDKF from the coding sequence ATGAGGCTGCCAGAGACATATACGGAATTAAGAAAGCAGACGCTGGAACAGGAAGGGATGAAATACCCAGGGAAGGCACTGGTTGCCATGGAGCTGGAACCTGGCTATGAGAGAGCTAAAAACCGGATGCTTCCCTATATTCAGGCAATAAATGAAGCCCATCTGATTATGCTGATGGAACAGGGGATTGTGGATGAAAACAGTGGAAACGTTATTCTAAAGGCTCTTGGGGAACTGGATCAGGAGTTCTATAAAAATACGGTGTATGATGGACGGTATGAAGACCTGTATTTTTATATGGAAAGCAAGCTGATAGAGGCGACAGACGGTATTGCGGGCAATCTGCATCTGGCCAGGAGCCGCAATGACATGTGCGTGACATGGTCCCACATGGCGGTGCGGGATGGCCTTTTGCAGGCCATGGAACAGTTCCTGTATCTGAAAAATGCCATTGTATTGTTTGCAGAGGAGCATAAAGACACCTTGTATGTAATTCATACCCATACACAGCATGCGCAGCCCGGATTATTGGGACATTATTTTCTCGGAGCCGCGGATATGCTGGAACGTGATTTTAAACGTCTGTGCAGAGCTTATGATGCAGTGAACCAGTCGCCCATGGGCGCTGCCGCAGTGACGACCACTGGTTTTCCTGTTTCCAGAGAACGGGTGGCAGAGCTGGCTGGTTTTTCAGGCATGATTGAGAATGCATACGATGCCATTGGAAACAGCGACTATTTGACGCAGACAGCCAGTGCGTTGGGATTGTGTGCTTTGGATATGGGCAGGATTGTTACGGATTTGCTTCTCTGGGCAACACAGGAAATGAATATGATTCATGTGGCGGACGGCTACATTTCCATAAGCTCCATTATGCCTCAGAAAAGAAATCCCATTGCATTGGAACATCTGCGGTCCTCTCTGTCTGTTCTGAAGGGAATGGCGGATACGGTACTGACCGGGTTTCTGAAAAGCCCGTACGGGGATATTTCTGATTATGAAGACATCGAGGATAGTGTATTTGGCTGCCTGGAGCTGTTCCAAAAAAATGTGCAGTTGTTCCGCGCAGTTATCAGTACGCTGGAGGTAAACAAAGAATTGCTTGAGAGCAGGGCCTATGAAAGTTTTTCCGTGGTTACTGATATTGCCGACCAAATGTACCGCTCTTATAAGATACCATTCAGGAAGGCCCATTCCTTTGTTAGTTTTCTTGTTAAAAAGGCGGGAACCATGGATTACAATTTAAAAAATATATCTGAAGAATTCTTTTCTTCTGCCTATCATGAGTTCTTTGGAGAGCCTTTTGCTTTTGATTTTACGCCCATCTCCCAGTGTATCAATCCCTGGCATTTTGTAAAATGCAGAGAGGTCAGAGGAGGAACCGGTGATAAGGCCATGAAGTCCATGATTGACAGGGCAAAAAAAGAGGTTGAGGCAAACCTGTTATGGATACAGGAGCACAAAAAGCAGCTGCGTGAGGCCGCGGAGACGAGAAAACAGGTGATTCAAAAGAAGCTGGACAAATTCTGA
- the dgoD gene encoding galactonate dehydratase has translation MKITDVSTRLIDQYMFVRVDTDEGISGVGESGAWAFLEASEAVVETFKRYLIGQNPLLIEHHWQYMYRCYHFRGAAIMGALSAIDIALWDIKGKYYGVPCYELLGGKVRHKARVYYHVFGSTGEELIRGCRNAKARGFTAVGHLTPFVDSDRREIMPLESFAAKISNASERVYQYREAVGNEVDLCIEIHRQLNVPEAIALGREIEQARPMFFEDPVRPDNFDDMEKVADKIHIPIATGERLHTLEEFGMLLSRNACQYIRPDVCLCGGITQAKKIAALAEARGVLVVPHNPLSPVSTAACIQLAAAIPNFAIQEYPLGEDSAPKNRIVKSTLTLKDGYLTVPEGPGIGIELNESAMNDYPYKPRLYVTKLREDGAVADQ, from the coding sequence ATGAAGATAACAGATGTAAGCACGCGGTTGATTGATCAATATATGTTTGTACGGGTGGATACGGATGAGGGTATATCGGGTGTGGGCGAATCCGGGGCATGGGCCTTCTTAGAAGCCTCAGAGGCAGTGGTGGAGACCTTCAAACGGTATCTGATAGGACAGAATCCTCTTTTGATAGAGCACCACTGGCAGTATATGTACCGGTGTTACCACTTTAGGGGAGCTGCCATCATGGGAGCGCTGTCAGCAATTGATATTGCCCTGTGGGACATAAAGGGCAAATATTACGGTGTCCCATGCTATGAGCTGTTGGGGGGAAAAGTACGGCATAAAGCCAGGGTCTATTATCATGTATTCGGATCCACCGGAGAAGAACTGATCCGGGGATGCAGGAATGCCAAAGCCCGCGGATTTACAGCAGTAGGGCATCTGACGCCCTTTGTGGATTCGGACCGCAGGGAAATCATGCCTCTTGAAAGCTTTGCCGCTAAAATAAGCAATGCGTCTGAACGCGTCTATCAATACAGGGAGGCGGTGGGAAATGAGGTAGACCTTTGTATTGAAATACACAGACAGTTAAATGTGCCGGAAGCAATTGCGCTGGGAAGGGAAATAGAACAGGCCAGACCCATGTTTTTTGAAGATCCGGTGAGACCTGACAATTTTGATGATATGGAAAAAGTAGCTGATAAAATACATATTCCCATCGCCACAGGTGAAAGGCTCCACACTTTAGAGGAATTTGGAATGCTTCTTTCACGTAATGCATGCCAGTACATACGCCCGGATGTGTGCCTGTGCGGCGGAATAACACAGGCCAAAAAGATTGCGGCCCTGGCGGAAGCCAGGGGAGTTCTGGTGGTGCCCCATAACCCCCTGAGTCCGGTCAGTACGGCGGCCTGCATCCAATTGGCTGCGGCCATACCAAACTTTGCGATTCAGGAATATCCGCTGGGCGAGGACAGTGCGCCTAAAAATAGGATAGTAAAATCCACTCTTACTCTGAAGGACGGCTATCTGACCGTGCCGGAGGGACCTGGAATCGGAATAGAGCTAAATGAATCGGCCATGAATGACTATCCGTACAAGCCGCGTTTATATGTGACAAAGCTGCGGGAGGACGGAGCTGTGGCAGACCAGTAA